DNA from Tsuneonella dongtanensis:
ATCGGCTACGCCAACCTCGTCGAAAGCTGGCTGGGCTTCACCGTCGACAAGGGCGCGCGGTTCACCGACTGGAGTCGCCGGCCGCTGACCGACCGCCAGATCGAATACGCGATCGGCGACGTCACCCACCTGTCGGTGATCTTCCCGCGCATCCTCAAGAAGCTGTTCAAGACCGGTCGCGGCGTCTGGCTCGATGCCGAGATGGACCGGCTTGCCGATCCGGCGAATTACGCCAACGACGCGGGCGAGGCATGGCAGCGCATCCGCGCGCCCAGCCGCAATGCGACCGTGCTCGGCCGGCTCAAGGCGCTCGCCGCATGGCGCGAGCAGGAAGCGCAGCACAAGAACATCCCGCGCGGCCGGATCATGCGCGACGAGACGCTCGCCGACATCGCCAGCCATCCGCCCAAGGCGCAGGCCGATCTCGTCAAGGTTCGCGGGCTCTCCGCGGCCTGGCGGGACAACGACATCGGCAAGCGCCTGATGAAGTGCCTCGAAAAGGCCGAGCCGCTTTCCGCCGACGAGATGCCCGACAAGCCCAAACGCGGCGCGCCGCTGGGCAAGGAAGGCGTGCTCGTCGCCGACCTGCTCAAGCTCCTGCTCAAGATCCGCAGCCGCGAGATCGACGTCGCCGCGCGCCTTCTCACCCGCAGCGACGAGATGGAGGCGCTCGCCGCCGGAGTGCGCGACCTGCCGGTGCTGCAGGGCTGGCGCTACGAAGTGTTCGGCAAGGACGCGCTCGAACTCGTCGAGGGCAAGCTCGGCTTCGGGGTCGAGAAGGGCCGGCTCAAGATGACGCGGATCGAGGTTCCGGCGGAGGAGGCCATCGCGGCCGAGTGACCTGCATTGTGCGGAAGGATCGGTATCGCCATCCGTTCTCGCTTTTCCCCCATCTGGTGTTAAAAGCACAGAGATGAACGCGCCGCGCAACATTTTCGGGAAACCGAGCGAGGACGCCGTCCTGCATTCCGACGCGCGGGCGCGTGCCGACGCCGCCACCGGTCGGACGGTTCCGAACGCGGAGGTGGCCGCGTGGCTTGAAAAAGTCGGGACGCCCGAAGAAGGGCCAATGCCGCGTAGATGGCTGAAGTAGTCTGGACGCGCGAAGCGCTCTCCAATCTCGACCTCATCGTTTCGTACATCCACCAGTTCGATCCTGAAGCCGCCCAACGCTTCGCGCGGGCGTTGACCGATTCCGCGGCCAGCCTTGGGGAGTTTCCCGACCGCGGCAGGCCGTCGGGCAACGGCACACGCGAGTTGCCGATCGTGCCGCCCTATGTCATCCGGTACGAAAGCGACGGCGGCATTGCGACCATCCTCAGCATCCGTCACGGGCGCCAAAGCGGCGACGACTGAGAGCGCACGGTTTATGACCACCTACCTCCCCACGATCAAGCAGCTCCAGTACCTCGTCGCGCTGCACGAGCATGGCCACTTCGGCCGCGCGGCCGATGCCAGTTTCGTATCGCAGTCCACCCTTTCCGCGGGCCTGCGCGAGCTCGAATCGCTGCTCGGGGTGACGCTGGTCGAGCGCAGCCGCCGGGTTGTGCGCTTCACGCCGCTGGGTGAGCAGGTCGTCGCCAAGGCGCACCGGCTGCTGCGCGAAGCGGAGGAGATCAGCGAGCTCGTCCAGGCGAGCGGCAAGCCGCTGGCGGGCGAACTGCGCATGAGCGTGATCCCCACGATCGCTCCGTTCCTGCTGCCGCGCATCCTCCCGCGCCTGCGCCGCGAGCGCCCTT
Protein-coding regions in this window:
- a CDS encoding type II toxin-antitoxin system RelE/ParE family toxin — translated: MAEVVWTREALSNLDLIVSYIHQFDPEAAQRFARALTDSAASLGEFPDRGRPSGNGTRELPIVPPYVIRYESDGGIATILSIRHGRQSGDD
- the rnd gene encoding ribonuclease D, whose translation is MKIHDLITTTAALSELCERLAKSDFVTVDTEFMRENTYWPELCLVQIANTEEAAAIDPLADGIDLAPLLDLLCENEDVLKVFHAGGQDVEIVYNLTGKTPHPIFDTQIAMMAISQSEQIGYANLVESWLGFTVDKGARFTDWSRRPLTDRQIEYAIGDVTHLSVIFPRILKKLFKTGRGVWLDAEMDRLADPANYANDAGEAWQRIRAPSRNATVLGRLKALAAWREQEAQHKNIPRGRIMRDETLADIASHPPKAQADLVKVRGLSAAWRDNDIGKRLMKCLEKAEPLSADEMPDKPKRGAPLGKEGVLVADLLKLLLKIRSREIDVAARLLTRSDEMEALAAGVRDLPVLQGWRYEVFGKDALELVEGKLGFGVEKGRLKMTRIEVPAEEAIAAE